Proteins from a genomic interval of Pseudophryne corroboree isolate aPseCor3 chromosome 4, aPseCor3.hap2, whole genome shotgun sequence:
- the LOC134911020 gene encoding LOW QUALITY PROTEIN: RING finger protein 214-like (The sequence of the model RefSeq protein was modified relative to this genomic sequence to represent the inferred CDS: substituted 1 base at 1 genomic stop codon), giving the protein MESADSVAESVLTDNVYLASKTTYDLSHAVNKSELQSACPAEGDVVNRLGMEKDHCKQCTDSLLEESSVAFAGHPTKCIAVQTDFGKHDAETITNEDTEQILKQLVECREQLKDRYQEVLDRQTQAEKQLQVQIKRLRQQEEEEIQKHKGHLKSIQDMTTKIEETRKRIEKERKEHSHKEQDLNTELGKLQSKSESLQQELKELXKEIEGLLDEQNTERQEWNAELTFLKKKESEVTQSVLEELERAKTAEILSLESRRDLLFISLEEAEKEAQVTLSYLRVAPANLEWMQLKQRWEARLAGILQLKANIREQIDQCREPDGSASLAATHQQAAPLL; this is encoded by the exons ATGGAGTCTGCAGATTCGGTTGCAGAATCTGTACTCACAGATAACGTTTATTTGGCGTCTAAAACAACATATGATCTGTCCCATGCTGTAAACAAGTCAGAACTTCAAAGTGCATGTCCAGCTGAAGGGGATGTTGTAAACAGGCTGGGCATGGAGAAAGACCATTGCAAACAATGCACGGATTCGCTTTTGGAGGAAAGCTCTGTTGCTTTTGCAGGACACCCAACCAAGTGCATTGCCGTGCAGACAGATTTTGGGAAACACGATGCAGAAACAATTACAAATGAGGACACAGAGCAGATTTTGAAGCAGCTTGTTGAATGCAGGGAACAACTGAAGGACCGTTATCAGGAGGTGCTGGACAGACAAACCCAGGCAGAGAAACAGCTGCAGGTTCAAATAAAACGGCTAAGACAGCAGGAGGAAGAAGAAATACAGAAACACAAGGGACATCTGAAGTCTATTCAAGACATGACCACTAAGATAGAAGAGACTAGGAAAAGAATAGAAAAAGAGCGGAAGGAACATTCCCACAAGGAGCAGGACCTGAACACTGAATTGGGGAAGTTACAGAGCAAGAGTGAGAGCCTTCAACAGGAGCTCAAGGAATTGTAAAAGGAAATTGAGGGACTACTTGATGAGCAGAATACAGAGAGGCAGGAGTGGAATGCTGAGCTCACCTTCCTGAAGAAGAAAGAAAGTGAGGTAACACAGAGTGTGCTGGAGGAGCTTGAGCGAGCAAAAACAGCTGAGATTCTGTCCCTGGAGAGCCGGAGAGATCTGTTATTTATTTCATTAGAAGAGGCAGAGAAAGAGGCTCAAGTTACCCTGTCATATCTCAGGGTGGCTCCAGCCAACTTGGAGTGGATGCAGCTAAAACAGag gtgggAGGCAAGGCTGGCTGGGATACTGCAACTTAAAGCAAACATTCGGGAACAGATTGACCAATGTAGAGAACCAG ATGGCTCCGCCTCCCTGGCCGCCACTCACCAacaggccgctcctctcctctaA